The Chryseobacterium mulctrae genomic sequence CATAAATAGAGTTTATCAGTACTCCATCTATGCTAATTAAATTTTCATTCATATTAATTAAATTTTTAAACTTTTCTTCTTGGGAATATCATTTTCAATCTTGTTATTTTTAATCAATTTCAGATCGTCATTCCAATCTTTAGAAATAGACTTTTGAATAGATATTTTCTTATTTAATCCAGGGAAAATTTGCAGTGATAAATTATTAAACGATTCCAAATATTCTTTAGTATTTGGTACTATAAATTCAAGTTCAGATTTAGAGTTCCTCTTAACATAAGATATTACCATTTCTTGATTAATAATCTCTATTGCCATATTTCTTGGTAATACATCAGAAAGAAAATTTACTGTTTTCTTATCAATTTCTTTAAATTTTGAAGCAATTTTTTCAGCCTTTGCAAAGCTTTCTTTGTCATGTAAACTTAGTGATATAGATAAAAAATCGGTATCCTTATAATTAATTTTTATTTCTGGTATGAGTGAGGATATAATTATCGTATCAAAAAAAGATCCTCTTTTATCATTATCCGTTGCTAAAGTAATTTTTTCAAATGCCCTGAGTTCAAAATATTGTTTTAATTTAAAAGCTTTATTCTCACCAATCTCACCATTTGTGCTAATATACTCAGCATTTTGAGGTTTATTTACTTCAAAGTGTGCCATTGCATCCCAGAGCGATTCAGTTACAAATAAATTTCTTCCTCCTTGTTTAGTATTTACCTGGAGATTAATTTTATCAATTTCGACTGTATTTGAAAAACCAAAACCAACATCATTTTGTGTTCCACTAACAAAGCGTTTTGAATTGAAATTATCATAATCTGGATTTGTATTTATTTTTTGAACCCCTACAACTTTTCCAGATGTATCTTTAATTTCAAAAGCTAAAGTGAAAAAAGGATCTTTTTCATCTTTAAAACTTTTAACAATATTTTGAAATAATGGATGATTTAAAGTTTCTATCGAAATTTGACGATAATTTGTAACATAGTCTTTTTGGTTCTGGTGGATAGGATAAAATTTGCCCTTTAAAATAAATTCATCTGATAATTCCCTCGTAAACATTTTATTCCTAAAATCTTCATTTAATTTTTGCTTTTCATATACAGTAGTTAAATTTTGTTTAATAGTTTCTAAATTACTTTTATAAGCAATAAGTTCTCTGTTAACACCCTCCCAAACTTTTGATTCATGTTGTACTACAAAATTTTTAATAAAATGTATTAAATTTCCTGGGGTTCCAGAACCGCGGACAAAATAATTTTGTCTTCCGTCTTTTCCTTTTCCAAACTGAAATTTATTAGTTCTTAATTTTGGATCTAGATTATCAACAAAAGCATCTCGACTTTTATCATAAAAAAAATTAGGAAATTTATATACAAAGAAATCCATAAGATTAATTTCATTCATTGCTTGATCCCAATTGATCATAAGTGGTTTATCGTTCATAACAAAGTAGTTTTAGTGGTGTGTTTTCTATTCGTATTTATGATTCTGTCAAAGTACGTTCTAAAAGTTGATCTATATCGGATTTTACCTGATTAAAATTATCCAATAAAACTTGATTTATATCTTTATCAGAAAGAGGCTGATTTTGAGCATCTAGAAAAATAGTTAAGTCTGGCAGTTCTCCACTCTCTAATTTTTTAGTTTTAACAGGATCTACATGTATTGTAGAATAAAAGAATTTTTGATCAATCTTCTCTGTAAAATTATCTGCAATTTTTCCACAGAATACACCCTGAGACAATGTACTGATCTCTGATTCCGGAATAAGTTCTTCCATCTGTTCTGAATAAGATATCGATGTTCCACTGTCAGAGATTGACTGAGATTCTTTCTTCACTTTAATTTTACCAAACATCCTGGCTAATCTTTGTGCGGTTTCACCAGAAACCTGCCCAGCAAAAATATTACCCATTGTATTTACAATTGATTCTGCATTTTCTTTAGAAAAGTCCCTTACAGCCTGTGTTATATCCTGAAATCCTAGCCAAGTCGCTATCTCATTACTTCTCCCTGTCGCTATTATATTATCGAGTGTTCCTTTAGGAAATGACATAGTTGTCAACTCATCTAATACTAAGGCTGTTTTATTTTGATGCTTTTTATTAATTACCTTCATTATTTTAGTTGTAAACAATGAGATACAAACACTGTATATTTTTTCTCTTTCAGGGTTGTTGCCAATGCAAAGAATTTTTGGTCTTTTCGGATCATTAATTTTCAAATTAATCCCATCAATTTCATTACCTTCTTCATCTTTGTCTGTTGTCATAACCCAGTAAACAATTGGTGATGTCATTCTGGATAGTCCTAAACGAGCAGAAGCAATTTGTCCTTCAAGCTGATCAGTAGCTTGATTTTGATAAGCAGATATAAATGGTGCAGCCATGTTAGAAATTGTACCATCTTCGATAGAGGAAAGAAATTCAAACTGCTTTTCATAAGATCTTGATAATAGTTCAATCAAGTGTGGCAAAGAACAAAACTTTCCATCCTCAGTACAGCGAAGCGCCCAAATTAAACAGGCCACATAGTTGATTGGTGATTCTACGAAAAAATCCCCTTGCTTAGAATTCCAGGATCTGTTAAGTGCAATCATAAGAACCTGGGCAGCTTCAACTGCATCTACAGAATCTATTAGTAATTCTGGCTGTAGAGGATTACATCGATGAGATTTACGTGGGTCGTCAAAATTAATAACACAGAATTCCGGTTCTACTTTATAGTTCTTCTTATAAAGTTCTAAGCAATTATATGTGAATACAGATAATGTCGGAAATTTATAATCATAAACACACATTGCAAATCCTTTTTCAATATGCTGTTCGATTGCTGGCTGTAATATGGCAAAGGATTTTCCGGAACCGGGAGTTCCAATTACAAGAGTTGCTCTGAAAGGATTTACAACATTAATCCATCCATCATCTGTTTTTAAATTAACAGAAAACTCATTTTCCATCAACTCTTGTGTCTGTTGGAATTTTCTTCCTTCTTTGCCAAATCTATCTTTACCAAATGAAGAATTTATTGTTGTCATAATCTCTCCAAAGTAATAGATCATAAGGAAATACGTTACAAGGCTTATGATAGTATAAAATGAAAATATACCGGCATTCATCCCGACATGGTATAGCATGTATGAAAATATAAATACAATACAGCATATAGCTGCTTTTAAAATTAGTGATTGAATATTTACATTATCTTTCAGTCTTTTCTTTGGTTTTCCACCAAATACAGAAAATAAAACCAAAATTACAATAAACAATCTCACTAAATAATACCTCCCACCACTATAAAATCCCATATTTAAGATTCTATTTGAAAAAGGAGTAAAGAAGTCAAAACCCAACTTTGTAAGGGAAACATTTCCAAGAGTTACTATATCTATCCCAAGTAATAACATGGATAGTAAGAAAAATAACCCAGTATATACTTCTAAATTTTTATCCTGTGCCATAATTAATTATTCTTGCTTTTAAATTTGCTGTTACCTACACCTGGGTTAGACTGCTTTTGTTGAGTCTCAATCTGATTTGTTTCTCTATTAAAGATCAGATCAATGGTATAAGATTTATTATCTTTTGTTTTACACTTCGCATTTGGAGATTTCCCCTTTGTTAAAAGTTCTGCCAATCGTTTCTCTGTAATATTTTGTCCTCTAAAATTCTTATAGAGTTTGTACTGACAACCCTGATCATCTTCACAATGATAATAAAATTTATTCTGTAGTAATTTTGATTTCTTACATTTAGGACAAGAATGAGTTGTCTCATTAGGATTAAATGCCAGTTTAGGACTATTCTTTATCTGATTTGTAATTTCATAGGCAAACTTTTTGATATTTTCTTTAAAACTATTTACATTCCCTTTTCCATTCTCAATATCAGTAATTGCACTCTCCCACTCTCCAGTTAATTCTGCCGATAATATTTTCTGGCCATTTAAAGATTTTATCACCTCAAATCCTAGCTTTGTTGGAAGAAGAGTTTTGCCTTTTCTCTCAATGTATTCTCCATCAACAAGTTCTTTTATTATTCCTCCCCTGGTTGCTGAAGTTCCTATTCCCTTTCCTTTTAAAGCTTCCTTCAGTTCCTCATCTTCAATATCCTTTCCACAAGTTTCCATCAATGTGATCAAAGATGCATCATTTAATAAGGGCGGAGCAGTAGTTTGTGATTCTGTAATTGTAGCATTTTTGATTTTATAGGTGCCTTCCTGTAATTCTGGTAATTGTCTCTCCTGTTCCTCCTCCTCATTATCATTATCATCAGTATTTTTTGTTCCTTTCTTTTCTAGGAACAAATCTTTAAAAACTGTAAATCCTTTATTAACAACAACAGATCCTTTAGCTAAAAACGGAATTTCTATACCATTTATAAAGAAAGTATAAGTGGTTACGTTCTTTACTTCTTTTGTCGAAAATGCCTGAAGGAAAGAAGATAGTATAGTAAGATATACATTCTTTTTCTTTTCATCCAGCTGGGCTAGTATCGGCATATTTATAGTAGGAATTATTGCGTGGTGATCGGTAACCTTTTCGTTATTAAAAGGTTTTAAATTTTTATTAAGCAACAGAGGAACTGTTAGATCCTGGCAATTGAAAAAACCTCCAATATCTTCAATCAATTTAAAAACTTCATCCTTCATCTCATCATTTAGATATCTACTATCTGTTCTTGGATATGTTACATTCCCAGCTTCATAAAGAACCTGAAGATAATTTAAAGTCTCATCAGCTGTATACCCAAAGTCTCTGTTACATTTCTTCTGCAATTCCGCTAAATTGAATAAAGCCGGTGCAGCTGAAGATTTTTCTTTTTTATCAATATCACGTAATGTAATGTCGTTTACACTTAATATCTTATCTAGTAATTTTTTAGCTTCAGAAGGATCAAAATATTTATCCTGATAATTTGCTGTAACCTCTCCATGCTCAGAATTAATAGTCACTTTAGGAATGAAAAATTTCTGGGATTTAAAACCCTTATTTTCTAAAAATCTTTTAACAACTAAAAATAATGTAGGAGTTTTTACACGTCCTATTCTAAGCAAAAAACCATTATTTTTAGTCATTGCAATACTAGAGTTAAACCCCAAATACCAATCGGCCATCTGACGTAGCTTACCTCCTAAATATAAACCGTCTTTCTCTTTACCATCAATTAGATTTTTAAATCCATTTTTAATGACATCAGAATTTACAGAAGATATCCATAATCTTTTGAAAGGTTTGCTGCATTTTGCATGTTCATAAATTAATCTAAAAATTAATTCTCCTTCCCTACCAGCATCAGTTGCACATATAATCTCAGTGCTGTCATTGAACAGTTTTTTGATAATCTCATACTGTTTTTTCGCAGTTCCTTCAGAATCTTTTTTTACCTTTAATGGTATATCCTGTGGTAAAAAAGGTAGATCATCATTTTCAATTTTTCTTCCAAGAACTTCTTCCGGAGAACACAACATTACTAGATGACCAAAAGCCCAGGTAACCT encodes the following:
- a CDS encoding TraM recognition domain-containing protein, whose translation is MAQDKNLEVYTGLFFLLSMLLLGIDIVTLGNVSLTKLGFDFFTPFSNRILNMGFYSGGRYYLVRLFIVILVLFSVFGGKPKKRLKDNVNIQSLILKAAICCIVFIFSYMLYHVGMNAGIFSFYTIISLVTYFLMIYYFGEIMTTINSSFGKDRFGKEGRKFQQTQELMENEFSVNLKTDDGWINVVNPFRATLVIGTPGSGKSFAILQPAIEQHIEKGFAMCVYDYKFPTLSVFTYNCLELYKKNYKVEPEFCVINFDDPRKSHRCNPLQPELLIDSVDAVEAAQVLMIALNRSWNSKQGDFFVESPINYVACLIWALRCTEDGKFCSLPHLIELLSRSYEKQFEFLSSIEDGTISNMAAPFISAYQNQATDQLEGQIASARLGLSRMTSPIVYWVMTTDKDEEGNEIDGINLKINDPKRPKILCIGNNPEREKIYSVCISLFTTKIMKVINKKHQNKTALVLDELTTMSFPKGTLDNIIATGRSNEIATWLGFQDITQAVRDFSKENAESIVNTMGNIFAGQVSGETAQRLARMFGKIKVKKESQSISDSGTSISYSEQMEELIPESEISTLSQGVFCGKIADNFTEKIDQKFFYSTIHVDPVKTKKLESGELPDLTIFLDAQNQPLSDKDINQVLLDNFNQVKSDIDQLLERTLTES
- a CDS encoding DNA topoisomerase — its product is MKVVLAEKPSVAKSIAETIGARERKNGYFEGNGFQVTWAFGHLVMLCSPEEVLGRKIENDDLPFLPQDIPLKVKKDSEGTAKKQYEIIKKLFNDSTEIICATDAGREGELIFRLIYEHAKCSKPFKRLWISSVNSDVIKNGFKNLIDGKEKDGLYLGGKLRQMADWYLGFNSSIAMTKNNGFLLRIGRVKTPTLFLVVKRFLENKGFKSQKFFIPKVTINSEHGEVTANYQDKYFDPSEAKKLLDKILSVNDITLRDIDKKEKSSAAPALFNLAELQKKCNRDFGYTADETLNYLQVLYEAGNVTYPRTDSRYLNDEMKDEVFKLIEDIGGFFNCQDLTVPLLLNKNLKPFNNEKVTDHHAIIPTINMPILAQLDEKKKNVYLTILSSFLQAFSTKEVKNVTTYTFFINGIEIPFLAKGSVVVNKGFTVFKDLFLEKKGTKNTDDNDNEEEEQERQLPELQEGTYKIKNATITESQTTAPPLLNDASLITLMETCGKDIEDEELKEALKGKGIGTSATRGGIIKELVDGEYIERKGKTLLPTKLGFEVIKSLNGQKILSAELTGEWESAITDIENGKGNVNSFKENIKKFAYEITNQIKNSPKLAFNPNETTHSCPKCKKSKLLQNKFYYHCEDDQGCQYKLYKNFRGQNITEKRLAELLTKGKSPNAKCKTKDNKSYTIDLIFNRETNQIETQQKQSNPGVGNSKFKSKNN
- a CDS encoding toprim domain-containing protein is translated as MNDKPLMINWDQAMNEINLMDFFVYKFPNFFYDKSRDAFVDNLDPKLRTNKFQFGKGKDGRQNYFVRGSGTPGNLIHFIKNFVVQHESKVWEGVNRELIAYKSNLETIKQNLTTVYEKQKLNEDFRNKMFTRELSDEFILKGKFYPIHQNQKDYVTNYRQISIETLNHPLFQNIVKSFKDEKDPFFTLAFEIKDTSGKVVGVQKINTNPDYDNFNSKRFVSGTQNDVGFGFSNTVEIDKINLQVNTKQGGRNLFVTESLWDAMAHFEVNKPQNAEYISTNGEIGENKAFKLKQYFELRAFEKITLATDNDKRGSFFDTIIISSLIPEIKINYKDTDFLSISLSLHDKESFAKAEKIASKFKEIDKKTVNFLSDVLPRNMAIEIINQEMVISYVKRNSKSELEFIVPNTKEYLESFNNLSLQIFPGLNKKISIQKSISKDWNDDLKLIKNNKIENDIPKKKSLKI